In one window of Solanum pennellii chromosome 2, SPENNV200 DNA:
- the LOC107009147 gene encoding cinnamoyl-CoA reductase-like SNL6, translating to MGIVCPDESKRIEIEEFRRMLLSNAAVHRTKAGDEIQNPGQLPATNRHNRELEEKKVCVTSGVSFLGIAIVNQLLLRGYSVRVIVEKQEDLEKLREMEISGEMRQSMNTLEAVMARLNDIESLSQAFSGCRGVFHTAAFVDPAGLSGYSKSMVEVEVLVTKNVSQACAITPSVRNCVLTSSLVACVWQDINSSTTIDHDCWSDESLCTHKKLWYALGKLKAERVACNIARESGFKLATICPGLVTGPEFISRNPTPTIAYLKGAEEMFRNGVLATVDVNRLAVEHVLVFEDMKNTSYNRYISFDQVVRSEEELEKLARETGIDIRSMRSNSRTNSSNIVKLSNAKLCCLMSTIHRCHNEI from the exons ATGGGAATTGTGTGCCCCGATGAGAGCAAGAGGATTGAGATCGAGGAGTTTCGCCGGATGCTGCTATCTAACGCGGCGGTGCACCGGACAAAGGCCGGCGATGAAATCCAAAACCCAGGGCAATTGCCTGCTACAAATCGACACAACCGTGAGCTTGAAGAGAAGAAGGTGTGCGTCACCAGTGGCGTATCCTTCCTTGGTATCGCCATCGTCAATCAACTCTTACTCCGTGGCTACTCTGTACGAGTCATCGTGGAAAAACAAG AGGATCTGGAAAAGCTAAGAGAGATGGAAATTTCTGGAGAAATGAGACAGTCGATGAACACTCTAGAGGCAGTAATGGCGAGGCTGAATGATATCGAAAGCCTATCGCAGGCATTCAGTGGTTGTCGTGGTGTCTTCCACACTGCTGCCTTCGTGGACCCTGCTGGCCTATCTGGATATTCA AAATCAATGGTTGAAGTAGAAGTGTTGGTAACTAAGAATGTGAGTCAGGCATGTGCAATAACACCTTCGGTCAGAAATTGCGTGCTCACATCCTCTCTTGTAGCCTGTGTATGGCAAGATATTAACTCTTCAACAACAATTGATCATGATTGCTGGAGTGACGAGTCTCTCTGCACACACAAGAAG CTATGGTATGCTCTGGGTAAGCTAAAGGCAGAAAGAGTAGCGTGTAACATCGCTAGGGAGAGTGGATTCAAACTAGCTACTATATGTCCTGGTCTAGTGACTGGTCCTGAATTTATCAGCAGAAATCCAACTCCTACCATTGCCTATCTTAAAG GGGCTGAAGAAATGTTTAGAAACGGAGTATTGGCAACAGTAGACGTTAACAGATTAGCAGTAGAACATGTATTGGTGTTTGAAGATATGAAGAACACATCATACAACAGATACATTAGCTTTGATCAAGTTGTTAGGAGTGAAGAGGAACTTGAAAAATTAGCAAGAGAGACGGGAATAGATATTAGGTCGATGAGATCAAACTCGAGGACTAATTCCTCAAACATTGTCAAATTGTCAAATGCAAAGCTTTGCTGCTTAATGTCTACAATACATAGATGTCATAACGAGATCTAG